A stretch of Arctopsyche grandis isolate Sample6627 chromosome 9, ASM5162203v2, whole genome shotgun sequence DNA encodes these proteins:
- the bug gene encoding thioredoxin domain-containing protein bug, whose amino-acid sequence MKSFGIFLFVIFIAGNAANGDDDMVRSIELDQVVEDDSQFIPDETPSDEMDFDPEPDSEPRVVLDETSESPPSANETRKLVSCKLNMINGTAEERLLQSVEIINASRLAELLTPDADITDRESEAPCTVVLFFSKQCPFSYMAAPHFNSLARSFPDLKLAALDSVKHSRVNTQYGIVGVPSIILFHNARAVAKFNNSEYSIQAFIKFIKMYTGIQEESDTLRIKDFEGPVPREIDDEIDYFLMLACAFIILCKFYYISKTQIWKTMVETIKHSWREAEAQHEHTD is encoded by the exons ATGAAGTCATTCGGGATATTCTTATTCGTGATCTTCA TTGCAGGCAATGCAGCTAATGGAGACGACGATATGGTTCGATCTATTGAACTAGACCAGGTAGTGGAAGATGACTCGCAGTTTATTCCCGATGAAACTCCGTCAGATGAGATGGATTTTGACCCTGAACCGGACTCGGAACCAAGGGTAGTATTGGACGAAACATCAGAAAGCCCACCTTCCGCGAACGAGACCAGAAAATTAGTCTCGTGCAAATTGAATATGATCAATGGCACCGCCGAGGAACGGTTGTTACAAAGTGTAGAAATTATAAATGCTTCACGTCTAGCGGAACTACTAACCCCAGATGCCGACATCACAGACAGAGAATCGGAAGCCCCATGTACGGTTGTCTTATTTTTTTCGAAGCAATGTCCCTTCAGTTACATGGCTGCACCCCATTTCAATTCGTTGGCTAGGTCGTTCCCCGATCTCAAGTTGGCTGCGCTCGACAGCGTCAAACATAGTCGTGTCAATACACAGTATGGTATTGTCGGCGTACCTTCAATAATACTCTTTCACAATGCACGAGCCGTAGCTAAGTTTAACAACTCGGAATACTCCATACAggcatttataaaattcatcaaaatgtaCACTGGAATTCAAGAAGAGTCAGACACGTTGCGTATTAAAGATTTCGAAGGGCCTGTTCCCAGGGAAATAGACGATGAGATTGATTACTTTCTGATGCTAGCTTGCGCTTTCATAATTCTTTGCAAGTTTTATTACATCAGCAAAACTCAAATATGGAAAACGATGGttgaaacaattaaacataGTTGGAGGGAGGCAGAAGCTCAACACGAACATAcggattaa
- the Mys45A gene encoding SDA1 domain containing protein Mys45A, with protein sequence MVRHNNQLPDNLPQLQNLLKREPDTYREEFIQQYRHFESTLEVFRLSPSQQCQALQEQVNFLAQVAHCFAEELRLLPQQLADLLDSHNSILDPEMRMAFCKALILLRNKNLLPPYDLLQLFFRLLKCQDNALRDFLETHIITDIKNINAKHKDVKLNSTLQNFMYTMLKDSNPKAAKMSVDIMIELYNKNVWNDSKTVNVIASTGCFSKFTKVMVASLKFFLGKDPEEKDSDSDSGDEPNARESAIANKFNKKTRKRGKQLEKVKKLATKSKKKKSKAPIFSFSALHLVNNPQGFAERLFRQLESSNGRFEVKLMTLDVISRLIGLHDLFLFNFYPFITKLIQPHQREVTRILQFAAQASHELVPPDVIEPVIKGLVNNFITERNSSDVMAIGLNAVREICARCPLSMNEDLLRDLAQYKNYKDKSVMMASKSLIVLYRNSQPELLHKRDRGRPTEATAELRNKKYGEVDTKDYIPGSEVLLQDAPQKEKVEENSDDSSDEGSWIDVNESGSEINIDSDSEDSDDESAQVKKGKNQKKRKILKAKKPTEKVKETTVDAQDKVEVAQKMSLERIFTDEDFKRIDKENIKKQMRVAKAMKRKFSEIDQPNTSELVQLGDIENIYKKRKHDKKARIESIKAGRAGRDKFGYKDGRQNVNCSKTNREKKKTKNYQMIIHKAKGKIKRSFKDKQRAFKNYLVKQKKMR encoded by the coding sequence ATGGTACGTCACAATAATCAGCTACCTGACAACTTGCCTCAGTTGCAAAATTTATTGAAACGTGAGCCCGATACTTACCGTGAAGAATTCATTCAACAATATCGGCATTTTGAAAGTACATTGGAGGTATTTCGCCTCTCTCCATCTCAACAATGTCAGGCTTTGCAGGAGCAAGTCAATTTTCTAGCACAGGTAGCCCATTGCTTTGCCGAAGAGTTGCGACTGTTACCCCAACAACTGGCTGATTTATTGGATTCACACAACTCAATATTGGATCCCGAAATGCGTATGGCATTTTGCAAGGCGCTTATTTTGTTGAGAAATAAAAATTTGCTTCCTCCGTATGATCTTCTTCAGCTGTTTTTTCGTCTTCTTAAATGCCAAGATAATGCATTGAGAGATTTCCTTGAAACGCATATCATAActgacattaaaaatattaatgccAAACACAAGGATGTCAAAttgaattcgaccttgcaaaactTTATGTACACAATGTTGAAAGATTCTAACCCCAAAGCGGCAAAAATGTCGGTCGATATAATGATCGAGTTGTATAACAAAAATGTATGGAACGATTCTAAAACCGTAAACGTTATTGCTAGCACTGGTTGTTTTTCAAAGTTTACAAAAGTAATGGTTgcttcattgaaatttttcctTGGAAAAGATCCTGAAGAAAAAGACTCTGATTCAGATAGTGGAGATGAACCGAATGCTAGAGAATCGGCTAttgcaaataaattcaataaaaaaacaagaaaaaggGGAAAACAACTTGAAAAAGTGAAGAAACTTGCGACCAAgtctaaaaagaaaaaatctaaAGCTCCAATTTTTAGCTTCTCTGCACTGCACCTTGTAAACAACCCACAAGGTTTTGCTGAACGACTTTTCAGACAATTGGAGTCTTCTAATGGAAGATTTGAAGTAAAATTGATGACTCTTGATGTGATATCAAGGTTGATCGGATTACatgatttgtttttgtttaacttCTATCCATTCATCACTAAATTAATACAACCTCATCAGAGAGAAGTTACTAGAATACTCCAGTTTGCCGCCCAGGCATCTCATGAACTCGTTCCACCTGATGTAATAGAACCTGTAATTAAAGGTTTGGTGAACAACTTTATCACGGAAAGGAATTCTTCAGACGTAATGGCTATTGGATTGAATGCCGTTCGCGAGATATGTGCTAGATGTCCATTGTCAATGAATGAAGATTTGTTGAGGGATTTAGCCcagtacaaaaattataaagatAAATCTGTTATGATGGCATCCAAgtctttaattgttttatacagAAATTCACAACCAGAGCTACTCCACAAGAGAGATAGAGGACGCCCCACAGAAGCTACGGCAGAATTGAGAAATAAAAAGTATGGTGAAGTAGATACAAAAGATTATATACCTGGATCTGAAGTGTTACTTCAGGATGCTCCTCAGAAAGAAAAAGTTGAAGAAAATTCTGACGATAGTTCAGATGAAGGTAGTTGGATTGACGTTAATGAATCTGGTTCAGAAATAAATATCGATTCGGATTCAGAAGACTCAGATGATGAAAGCGCACAAgttaaaaaaggtaaaaaccaGAAAAAGCGGAAAATTTTAAAAGCGAAGAAGCCTACAGAAAAAGTTAAAGAAACTACTGTTGACGCACAGGATAAAGTAGAAGTTGCTCAAAAGATGTCTTTGGAGCGAATTTTCACTGATGAAGACTTCAAACGAATTGATaaagaaaatatcaaaaaacaaatgagaGTAGCCAAAGCAATGAAAAGGAAATTTTCTGAAATTGACCAACCGAATACATCAGAGCTGGTCCAACTTGGAGATATAGAAAATATTTACAAGAAAAGAAAACACGATAAAAAAGCTCGCATCGAAAGTATCAAAGCTGGTAGAGCCGGGCGGGATAAGTTTGGATATAAAGATGGTAGACAAAATGTCAACTGTTCGAAGACTAACAGAGAAAAAAAGAAGACCAAAAATTATCAAATGATAATACATAAAGCAAAAGGCAAAATAAAGAGATCCTTCAAAGATAAACAAAGGGCTTTTAAAAATTACTTGGTGAAGCAAAAGAAAATGAGATAA